One window from the genome of Elaeis guineensis isolate ETL-2024a chromosome 5, EG11, whole genome shotgun sequence encodes:
- the LOC105045966 gene encoding UDP-xylose transporter 3 isoform X1 — MGESRLGTVGALSLSVVSSVSIVICNKALISTLGFTFATTLTSWHLLVTFCSLHVALWMKLFEHKPFDPRAVMGFGILNGISIGLLNLSLGFNSVGFYQMTKLAIIPCTVLLETLFFRKRFSRSIQLSLLVLLFGVGIATVTDLQLNMLGSVLSLLAIFTTCIAQIMTNTIQKRFKVSSTQLLYQSSPYQALTLFIIGPFLDGLLTNQNVFAFNYTPQVLVFIVLSCLISVSVNFSTFLVIGKTSPVTYQVLGHLKTCLVLAFGYVLLHDPFSWRNILGILIAVVGMILYSYFCLIENQQKAAEASAQLPQVKETESDPLLNVENGTSIADGGVVLKAPVWSSNKDLEA; from the exons ATGGGGGAGAGCAGGCTGGGGACTGTCGGCGCGCTGAGCCTGTCGGTGGTGTCATCGGTGTCGATTGTGATCTGCAACAAGGCGCTCATCAGCACCCTCGGGTTCACATTCG CTACTACTTTGACAAGCTGGCATCTTTTGGTCACATTTTGTTCCCTTCATGTGGCACTGTGGATGAAATTATTCGAACACAAACCTTTTGATCCAAGGGCAGTAATGGGCTTTGGAATACTTAATGGAATCTCTATTGGGTTATTAAACTTAAGCCTTGGTTTCAACTCTGTCGGTTTCTATCAG ATGACGAAGCTGGCAATAATTCCTTGCACTGTACTATTGGAGACTCTTTTCTTCAGGAAGAGATTCAG TCGGAGCATCCAGCTTTCACTCCTTGTCCTTCTATTTGGTGTTGGCATTGCTACTGTGACAGACCTACAACTCAATATGCTGGGATCTGTCTTATCTCTACTTGCAATTTTTACAACATGCATTGCACAAATT ATGACAAACACTATTCAGAAGAGATTCAAGGTCTCTTCAACTCAACTCTTGTATCAATCCAGCCCCTACCAAGCATTGACCCTATTCATAATTGGTCCATTTCTTGATGGGCTCCTGACCAACCAGAATGTTTTTGCTTTCAATTACACACCTCAAGTTCTG GTTTTCATTGTACTGTCATGCCTGATATCTGTCTCTGTCAACTTCAGCACATTTCTGGTTATTGGAAAGACATCTCCTGTGACGTATCAAGTCTTGGGTCATCTGAAAACTTGTCTGGTATTGGCATTTGGTTATGTTTTACTTCATGACCCATTTAGCTGGAGAAATATACTTGGAATTCTAATCGCAGTAGTTGGAATGATCCTGTATTCTTACTTCTGCTTGATTGAGAACCAGCAAAAGGCTGCAGAAGCATCTGCTCAGTTACCGCAG GTGAAGGAAACTGAGTCCGATCCTCTACTCAACGTGGAAAATGGAACCAGTATTGCTGATGGTGGAGTCGTCCTCAAAGCCCCAGTATGGAGCTCAAACAAGGATTTGGAAGCATGA
- the LOC105045966 gene encoding UDP-xylose transporter 3 isoform X2, which translates to MKLFEHKPFDPRAVMGFGILNGISIGLLNLSLGFNSVGFYQMTKLAIIPCTVLLETLFFRKRFSRSIQLSLLVLLFGVGIATVTDLQLNMLGSVLSLLAIFTTCIAQIMTNTIQKRFKVSSTQLLYQSSPYQALTLFIIGPFLDGLLTNQNVFAFNYTPQVLVFIVLSCLISVSVNFSTFLVIGKTSPVTYQVLGHLKTCLVLAFGYVLLHDPFSWRNILGILIAVVGMILYSYFCLIENQQKAAEASAQLPQVKETESDPLLNVENGTSIADGGVVLKAPVWSSNKDLEA; encoded by the exons ATGAAATTATTCGAACACAAACCTTTTGATCCAAGGGCAGTAATGGGCTTTGGAATACTTAATGGAATCTCTATTGGGTTATTAAACTTAAGCCTTGGTTTCAACTCTGTCGGTTTCTATCAG ATGACGAAGCTGGCAATAATTCCTTGCACTGTACTATTGGAGACTCTTTTCTTCAGGAAGAGATTCAG TCGGAGCATCCAGCTTTCACTCCTTGTCCTTCTATTTGGTGTTGGCATTGCTACTGTGACAGACCTACAACTCAATATGCTGGGATCTGTCTTATCTCTACTTGCAATTTTTACAACATGCATTGCACAAATT ATGACAAACACTATTCAGAAGAGATTCAAGGTCTCTTCAACTCAACTCTTGTATCAATCCAGCCCCTACCAAGCATTGACCCTATTCATAATTGGTCCATTTCTTGATGGGCTCCTGACCAACCAGAATGTTTTTGCTTTCAATTACACACCTCAAGTTCTG GTTTTCATTGTACTGTCATGCCTGATATCTGTCTCTGTCAACTTCAGCACATTTCTGGTTATTGGAAAGACATCTCCTGTGACGTATCAAGTCTTGGGTCATCTGAAAACTTGTCTGGTATTGGCATTTGGTTATGTTTTACTTCATGACCCATTTAGCTGGAGAAATATACTTGGAATTCTAATCGCAGTAGTTGGAATGATCCTGTATTCTTACTTCTGCTTGATTGAGAACCAGCAAAAGGCTGCAGAAGCATCTGCTCAGTTACCGCAG GTGAAGGAAACTGAGTCCGATCCTCTACTCAACGTGGAAAATGGAACCAGTATTGCTGATGGTGGAGTCGTCCTCAAAGCCCCAGTATGGAGCTCAAACAAGGATTTGGAAGCATGA